A genome region from Gossypium hirsutum isolate 1008001.06 chromosome A04, Gossypium_hirsutum_v2.1, whole genome shotgun sequence includes the following:
- the LOC107930147 gene encoding protein OCTOPUS, with product MPLPVMNPNVEPPVPGLAPPPQPPQPHRPSTSCDRHPQEHFTGFCPSCLYERLAVLEPSSSSASSSSRKPPIAASTSTATAALKAIFKPSGGGGTQSGFFPELRRTKSFSASKNEGFSGVFEPQRKSCDVRARNTLWSLFHQEATANGRSSEVAEAEARNLASSTVGQGPVFESKEEDQTESETDHNDDIVIVEEQPPNVAASATNLIEEKVEEIVEEYEKELCQEEQLKPMKDHIDLDSQTKNASGRDLKEIAGSFWSAASVFSKKLQKWRQKQKLKKRGNGCGSARLPVEKPIGRQYRETQSEIADYGFGRRSCDTDPRFSLDAGRMSFDAPRMSFDAARMSCDDPRYSFDEPRASCDGYLMGRMFPRMPTMVSVAEDAPVHHVMRSDTQIPVEDPTAMNSVTEEDESLPGGSAQTRDYYSDSRRRKSLDRSSSSRKTAAAIVAEMEEMRSVSSTKVSPATVDYTHGPKPVIPDRDSRDSNSLRDDYSDTFEIGFKDNASVIGNGEQKESSKKSRRWSKAWNIWGFINRKSVNKDEDEDRYSRANGVERSYSESWPELRGERNGDVRGGFNPKVMRSNSSVSWRNSSSFGAGSFSGARKNYVESNGHSKKKKDDFVLERNRSARYSPNHFDNGLLRFYMAPMSASRRGGSGKTRASNAHSIARTLLRLY from the coding sequence ATGCCACTACCGGTTATGAATCCCAACGTGGAGCCACCAGTTCCTGGGTTAGCACCGCCGCCACAACCGCCTCAGCCTCACCGTCCTTCTACCTCCTGTGACCGCCATCCTCAAGAGCATTTTACTGGCTTTTGCCCCTCATGCCTCTACGAACGTCTCGCTGTTCTCGAGCCTTCGTCTtcttctgcttcttcttcttctcggAAACCTCCCATCGCCGCCAGTACTTCAACCGCCACCGCTGCACTTAAAGCCATTTTCAAGCCTTCCGGAGGAGGTGGTACACAGTCCGGGTTTTTTCCCGAGCTCCGGCGAACAAAGTCCTTTTCGGCCTCGAAAAACGAGGGTTTCTCTGGTGTTTTTGAGCCCCAGAGGAAATCTTGTGACGTTAGGGCTCGAAACACCCTTTGGTCACTCTTTCATCAAGAAGCAACTGCAAACGGGAGGTCTTCTGAAGTTGCTGAAGCTGAAGCTCGAAATTTGGCTTCTTCGACTGTTGGTCAAGGTCCTGTTTTTGAAAGCAAAGAAGAAGACCAAACTGAGAGTGAAACCGATCACAATGACGACATAGTGATCGTAGAAGAACAACCGCCCAATGTGGCTGCTTCTGCTACGAATTTGATAGAAGAGAAAGTTGAAGAAATTGTGGAAGAATACGAAAAGGAACTGTGCCAAGAAGAGCAGCTGAAGCCCATGAAGGATCATATAGATCTTGATTCGCAAACAAAGAACGCTTCTGGACGAGATCTCAAAGAGATTGCTGGGAGTTTCTGGTCAGCTGCTTCAGTCTTCAGCAAGAAATTACAAAAATGGaggcaaaaacaaaaacttaaaaagaGGGGAAATGGATGTGGGTCAGCGAGATTGCCAGTGGAGAAGCCCATAGGGAGACAATACAGAGAAACCCAGTCAGAAATTGCGGATTATGGGTTCGGGAGAAGGTCTTGTGATACAGACCCAAGGTTTTCCCTTGATGCTGGGAGGATGTCATTTGATGCACCAAGGATGTCTTTTGATGCAGCAAGAATGTCATGTGATGATCCCAGATATTCTTTTGATGAACCAAGAGCTTCCTGCGATGGATATCTGATGGGGAGAATGTTCCCAAGAATGCCCACAATGGTTTCCGTTGCGGAAGATGCTCCAGTTCATCATGTTATGAGGTCTGATACTCAGATCCCTGTGGAGGACCCGACGGCTATGAATTCTGTTACTGAGGAGGATGAATCGCTTCCTGGAGGGTCAGCTCAAACAAGGGATTATTATTCTGATTCTAGGAGAAGAAAAAGTCTTGACAGGTCCAGTTCTAGTAGGAAGACTGCTGCAGCTATAGTGGCTGAAATGGAGGAAATGAGGTCGGTTTCTAGTACAAAGGTTTCCCCTGCAACTGTTGATTACACCCATGGACCTAAGCCTGTCATTCCTGATAGGGATTCCAGGGATTCAAATTCTTTGAGGGATGATTATTCAGACACTTTTGAGATTGGCTTCAAAGATAATGCATCTGTGATTGGGAATGGGGAACAGAAAGAGTCATCTAAGAAGTCGCGGAGGTGGAGTAAAGCTTGGAACATTTGGGGCTTTATTAACAGGAAGAGTGTTAACAAAGATGAGGATGAAGATAGGTATTCTAGAGCTAACGGTGTGGAGAGGTCATATTCAGAATCTTGGCCTGAGTTGAGAGGGGAAAGGAATGGAGATGTGAGAGGAGGTTTTAATCCAAAGGTAATGAGGAGCAATAGCAGCGTAAGCTGGAGGAATTCTAGCAGTTTCGGTGCAGGATCATTTAGTGGTGCAAGGAAGAACTATGTTGAGTCAAATGGGCATAGCAAGAAGAAAAAAGATGATTTTGTGTTGGAAAGGAACAGGAGTGCAAGATATTCACCAAATCACTTTGATAATGGACTGTTAAGGTTCTACATGGCACCGATGAGCGCCAGCCGGAGAGGTGGGTCAGGCAAAACCAGGGCAAGCAATGCACATTCTATTGCAAGGACCTTACTAAGGTTGTACTGA